One region of Peptococcaceae bacterium 1198_IL3148 genomic DNA includes:
- a CDS encoding baseplate J/gp47 family protein: MAEPINLDTTYEDLMAQKLAKFSEMDRRETSPLYISTAANSAETAQMLATIKNNIDLVFADTAPREYLIRRAAERGLSPHPATKARLKGEFNIDVPIGSRFSGDDLNYIVVEKIDDGEFILECESAGEAGNLYLGTLIPIDYITGLEIAKLTEVLIPGEDEEDTEAFRTRYFNSFKSVVFGGNRADYKERVGALSGVGGVRVYRAKYGPGTVGLTIINSQFEKPSQALINAVQEAVDPLTMQGEGVGLAPIDHIVTVSGVNETAIDIELNITYQDGWTWADIQDDVYRVIDEYFKELAKEWAQAQTYEEDHTGLVVRISQIEIRLLSVNGILDIADTELNGVTSNIQLDKEAIPVRGVVNG; this comes from the coding sequence ATGGCGGAACCAATTAACTTAGACACAACTTACGAAGACTTAATGGCTCAGAAACTCGCTAAATTTAGTGAAATGGACAGACGAGAAACAAGTCCACTTTACATTTCAACTGCTGCCAACAGTGCAGAAACAGCTCAAATGTTAGCAACTATTAAAAATAACATTGATTTAGTTTTTGCTGACACTGCTCCGAGAGAATATTTGATTAGACGTGCAGCAGAAAGAGGTTTATCTCCACATCCAGCAACAAAAGCTAGGTTAAAAGGTGAATTTAACATTGATGTGCCAATCGGTTCACGTTTTTCTGGCGATGATTTGAATTATATTGTTGTCGAGAAAATTGATGATGGTGAATTCATCTTGGAGTGCGAAAGCGCCGGAGAAGCAGGGAACTTATATTTAGGTACATTAATCCCAATCGATTACATTACAGGACTTGAAATAGCTAAATTAACAGAAGTATTGATACCAGGCGAGGACGAAGAGGACACAGAAGCTTTTCGAACTCGCTATTTTAATAGTTTTAAATCGGTTGTATTTGGCGGGAATCGCGCTGATTATAAAGAAAGAGTTGGTGCTTTAAGCGGTGTTGGCGGTGTCCGTGTATATCGTGCTAAATATGGTCCTGGAACGGTTGGGCTAACCATTATTAATTCGCAGTTTGAAAAGCCATCTCAAGCACTAATCAACGCAGTGCAAGAAGCAGTTGACCCGTTAACCATGCAAGGTGAAGGAGTAGGACTTGCGCCAATTGACCATATTGTAACAGTTTCAGGGGTAAATGAAACTGCAATAGACATTGAACTAAATATCACTTATCAAGATGGCTGGACTTGGGCTGATATTCAAGATGACGTTTACCGAGTTATCGACGAATACTTTAAAGAATTGGCGAAAGAGTGGGCACAAGCGCAAACATACGAAGAAGATCACACTGGTTTGGTTGTCCGTATCTCTCAAATTGAAATCAGATTGCTAAGCGTAAACGGCATTTTGGATATTGCTGATACAGAACTTAACGGAGTCACATCTAACATCCAACTTGATAAAGAAGCTATACCTGTTAGGGGCGTTGTGAATGGCTAG
- a CDS encoding putative phage tail protein, protein MAREVDILSYLPPILHEIREIVEIANVENSSLESVWQAIEDALNNQFILTANEEGLARYEKMLDLKVPATDSVETRRFRLLTRFNEQPPYTNKITKKLLDTLLGEGHYDYIRDAANKTLTVKLELTVKGQFDAVVAMLERVTPQNMVLTIELRYNTHQKLSQFTHSQLSAYTHKQLREDVLI, encoded by the coding sequence ATGGCTAGGGAAGTCGATATTTTAAGTTATTTGCCTCCAATATTACATGAAATCAGGGAAATAGTAGAAATCGCCAACGTTGAAAATTCGTCTCTTGAATCCGTTTGGCAAGCAATTGAGGACGCATTAAACAATCAATTTATCTTAACAGCTAACGAGGAAGGGTTGGCTCGTTATGAAAAAATGCTCGATTTAAAAGTTCCGGCTACTGATAGTGTAGAAACTCGAAGATTTAGACTTTTAACTCGTTTTAACGAGCAACCGCCATACACAAACAAGATAACAAAAAAGCTACTCGACACACTACTCGGTGAAGGTCATTACGATTACATCAGAGACGCAGCAAACAAAACTTTGACAGTAAAACTGGAACTAACGGTAAAAGGTCAATTTGATGCGGTTGTGGCAATGCTAGAACGAGTTACACCACAAAATATGGTCTTAACAATCGAACTCAGATACAACACACATCAAAAATTGTCTCAATTTACTCACTCTCAATTATCAGCTTACACACATAAACAACTACGAGAGGATGTGTTAATTTAA
- a CDS encoding pyocin knob domain-containing protein: MASETPNYQLLKPDPNDFYDVNVANTNMDKIDTILKQLASAIASGATAEQIEELGNAIGNLEGLETETKTNLVAAINSLKQTISSHLAETATDEVRPHGMGTAAGKDVQASTRDESTGRLMQVGAFGLGGGSIGENGDLNTFLGYTNKFFWAGSGSGDGLANTPGNLYGHGIQFVRAGEEGSSRTQLFTDNGAGDKSMWFRGWSGSQWGPWFELFHEGNQPKLRVNNDVVEYLDDNTWKPISKGGLLPGFNGLLYYSGEEHIQFDVGYKTGTATQSKNADCLLLQPSSSTGECAYVTSIEVDLTNVNTLKVDWEQSYADNNTYSYLIVSTSKTGNFETYNARTYVRGQFARKIDTLDVSNLTGTYYIRVAARRLDTASSSPSHKIYRIWGE; the protein is encoded by the coding sequence ATGGCATCTGAAACACCGAATTATCAATTGTTAAAGCCTGATCCAAATGATTTTTATGATGTCAATGTAGCAAATACCAACATGGACAAAATCGATACAATATTAAAACAATTAGCTAGTGCAATAGCTAGCGGAGCTACTGCTGAACAGATTGAGGAATTAGGAAATGCTATCGGTAATCTAGAGGGCCTTGAAACAGAGACAAAAACCAATTTAGTAGCTGCGATCAACTCATTAAAGCAAACCATTAGTTCGCATTTGGCCGAAACTGCGACCGATGAGGTACGACCTCATGGCATGGGCACTGCGGCGGGCAAAGATGTGCAAGCATCAACTAGAGATGAAAGTACCGGGCGTTTAATGCAAGTGGGGGCGTTCGGTTTAGGTGGAGGTAGTATCGGTGAAAACGGAGACCTAAATACGTTTTTGGGATATACAAACAAGTTCTTTTGGGCGGGTTCTGGTAGTGGCGACGGTCTAGCGAACACTCCTGGCAACTTGTATGGACATGGAATACAGTTTGTGCGGGCTGGTGAAGAGGGCTCGTCACGTACTCAGCTATTTACAGACAATGGTGCGGGTGATAAATCTATGTGGTTTAGAGGTTGGAGTGGCTCACAATGGGGTCCGTGGTTTGAACTTTTCCACGAAGGGAATCAACCAAAATTAAGGGTCAATAATGATGTTGTAGAATACCTAGACGACAATACATGGAAACCAATAAGTAAAGGCGGTTTACTGCCTGGCTTCAATGGACTACTATACTATAGTGGTGAGGAGCATATCCAGTTTGACGTTGGTTATAAAACAGGAACAGCCACACAATCTAAAAACGCAGATTGTTTATTATTACAACCGTCTAGTTCTACTGGTGAATGCGCGTATGTAACAAGCATTGAAGTTGATTTAACCAATGTTAATACATTAAAAGTTGATTGGGAACAAAGCTATGCAGATAATAATACTTACTCTTATTTAATTGTATCCACAAGTAAAACTGGCAACTTTGAAACGTATAATGCCCGTACTTATGTGCGTGGGCAATTCGCTAGAAAAATTGATACTCTCGATGTAAGTAACCTTACCGGTACTTATTATATACGTGTGGCTGCCAGGCGTCTTGACACGGCTAGTAGTTCTCCGTCACATAAAATATACAGGATTTGGGGTGAGTAA